Sequence from the Acidihalobacter prosperus genome:
CTGCACGCCAAGCTGATCCTCGGACGCGGCGAGGCCTTCATCGGTTCGCAGAACTTCAGCGAATCCAGCCTTTACCGCAACCGCGAGATCGGCCTCGTGCTGCACGGTCCCGCGCTGGCGCGGCTGGCCGCGCGCTTCGACCGGGACTGGGACCGTGGTCGTCCCCTCGGCGGGCGTTACTGAGGTTTTTATACGGGGCGCTGCGGTGGCGGATGATAGGCCGCCGGGTGCGGCCGTCTGAGCAGCCGGTGGCGCAAGGCCGCGGCCTCGTCGGGCGTGGCCGCGGCAAGCAGTTTCAGGTCCTGCCCGGCGCTGGCGGCCGCCGGCACGCCGTCGCGGTACAGCAGGCGATGGCCGGACAGCGGCGGCACGCGCTCGCCCGGCGTGACGATGCCGGTGAGGTTGAGCGGGTCCGCCGCGGCGAGCACGACGTATTCCGCCCCGGCCGGCCGCCGGCGCACCTCGCGCAGCGCGGCGACCGCCTCCGGCAGGGCGTACTGCTCGCCGGCGAAGCCCTCGACGAAACGCCCGCCGCGCAACTCGCCGCGCGCCTCCAGCCGGCGGAACACGTAGAGCAGCGTGCGCCAGTCAGGCAGCCCCTGTTCGCGCTCCAGCAGCTTGCGAAACACCACGCCGTAGCGGCGCAGCAGCGTGCGCGCGATGTGCTCGGCATGAGCCTGGGCGTCGCGCTCGGCGGGCGGTCGCGTGCGCAGCAGCGACCAGCGTCCCGCCGCGGCCAGCGGCGCGACCGCTTCGGCGCGGCGCGTATGCCGCCGCTGGCCGCGACGCGGCGCGATCAGCGCGCGCAGGCCCTGGAAGCCGTCGGCGGTGGCGAGCCCCGCGGCGACCAGTTCGCCCAGCGCCTCCTCCAGCTGGCTGCGCAGGAGTCCGCAGTCGGCGAGCAGGTCTTCGTAGAAGCTGGCGCCTGCGGCGGCGAGCTGCGCGTGCACGGCGCGCGCCGGGCTGGACAGGCCGGCGAGGCGGTCCTCGGGCCAGGCGGCACCGGCCTGCCAGGCGGCGAGGCCGGCGCGCGAGAGCAGGGCGAGCGGCGTGGTCTTGACTGCGGGCTTGCGCCGACGGCCGGCGCGGTCCGCCCCCGCCGGGGGCTGCAGGCGCAGCCAGGCGAGATGGCCGCTGCGGCAGAGTTCGTCGAGTTCGCCCGGCCAGTAGGGCTGGATGCGCGCCGGCAGCACCTCGGCCTCCCAGCTCGCCGCCGGCAGGTTCAGACCCTCGAGCTGGGCCAGGCTGCGCTGCAGCGCGGCCACGCCGGTGCCGGGTTCGTCCAGACCCTGCCAGTGGAACAGGAAACGCATGAAGTCGGCCGGACTCACGGGCTCGATCTCGCGGCGCAGGCGATTGAGCGTGTCGCGGTGGATGCGCGCGAGCAGGCCGCGTTCGCACCATTGCTCCCCGGCAAGCCCGGGGTCGAAGCGCCCGCGCAGCACGAAGCCCTCGGCTTCCAGCGCGGCGAGCGCGGCCTCGACCCCGGGTTGCGGCAGCGAGAGCGGCGCGGCGAGTCCGGCGGCGGTTACCGGGCCGAGGCCTTCGAGGCGGCTGCGCACGAGTTCGCGCAGGGCCTCGTCGGAGTCGGCGAAACGCTCGTCGCCGGCCGGCTCGATCGGCGGGTTCGGTTCCGCCTCTGGCAATACCCTGCGCCAGCCATGCAGGCGCTCGGCCGCGATCCACAGCGGGCCGGCAGGCGCCGCAAGCACGGTGGCGCGGCGGGCACGGATCAGGGCGTCGAGATGGGGGCGCCAGGCGGGCTCGCATTCGCCTTCCGCGAGCGCGCCGAGGATCAGCAGGGCGTCGTGCAGCTCGTCGGCGTCGCGGATCGACGGCCAGGCCTCGGCGCGGACGCGCGCGGTGGCGGCGGGGTCCAGCTGCCCGATCTCGGCGGCCTCGGCCGGGTCGAGGTGTCGGCGCTGCTGCACGGCGAGCACGCGCCGTTCCTCGGCGGGGGCGTCGTCGAGGAAGGCGTAGGGGCGCGCGTTGAGGATTTCCAGCGCCAGCGGCGAGGGCGTGGTGGTTTCGCGCGGCACGACCTCGACCGTGCCGGCCTCGATGTCGGCGAGCAGCCGGCGCAGTCCGTCGATATCCATCAGTTCGTGCAGGCAGTCGTAAAGCGTCTGCGCGACCAGCGGATGCTCGGGCACCGCGCGCTCGCCGGCGAGGTTCTCGGCGCAGGCGAGCTGGTCGGGAAAGACCACCGCGATCAGATCCTCGGCGTCGCCGCGCTGGAACTGCGGCGGCCGGCGTCGTCCGGCGTGGTTGCGCGGCACGGCCAGCGCGGTGTTGGCCACCCAGCGCCAGCGCGTGCCGAACATGGGTGCGGTGAGCAGCGCCTGGACGAGCACGTCCTCGGCGGTGGCGGCCTTGAGATAGCGGGCGGGCTCGTCGAGCGGGAAGCTGTGCGTCGGGCCGAGCGAGAGCACGATGCTGTCCTCGCCGGCGGCGGCCTGCAGCTCGAAGTTGAAGCGGCGGCAGAAGCGCTTGCGCAGGGCGAGGCCCCAGGCGCGGTTGAGGCGCGAGCCGTAGGGCGAGTGGATCACGAGATGCTGGTCGCCGAGCTCGTCGAAGAAGCGCTCGAACACCACCTGCGACTGGGTGGGCAGCAGGCCGAGCGCGGCGCGGCCGGCGGCGAGGTAGGCGACCAGTTGCTCGGCTGCGGCTGGGGGCAGGCCGAGCGGGCCGGCGGCTTCCCGCAGCGCGGCGTCGGTGCCCTGCGCGAGCAGGGCGTCGAAATCCGCGCGCAGGGCGGACACGGCCTGCGACAGCTCGTCGCTGCGCCCGGGCGCCTCGCCGAACCAGAAGGGGATGTTCGGCGGCTGGCCGTGGGCGTCTTCCACGAACACGCGCCCCTGCTCGATCTTGAGCATGCGGTAGGCGGTATTGCCGAGCTGGAAGACGTCGCCGGACAGGCTTTCGAAGGCGAAGTCCTCGTTCACCGTGCCGATGAACAGGCCCTCGGGCTGCAGGATGACCTGATAGTCGAACTGGTCGGGGATGGCGCCGCCGTTGGTCAGGGCGACGAGGCGCGCGCCGCGCCGCGCGCGCAGCATGCCGTGGACCGCATCGCGGTGCAGATAGGCGCCGCGCCGGCCGCGGCGGGTGTGGAAGCCCTCGGCGAGCATGCGCACCACGGCGTCGAAGTCCGCGCGGGCGAGGTCTCGGTAGGGCCACGCGCGGACGCAGGCGCGGTAGAGCGCGTCCTCCTCCCAGTCGCGCGCCGCGACCTCGGCGACGATCTGCTGCGCGAGCACGTCCAGCGGGTGCGCGGGCACCGGGATGCGGTCGAGTTCGTCGCGGGCGACCGCGCGCAGGAGGGCGGCGCACTCGACCAGATCGTCGCGCGAGAGCGGAAACAGCCGCCCCTTGGGCAGGGCGCCGAGGCGGTGCCCGGAACGGCCGACGCGCTGCAGCAGGGTGGCGATGGCGTGCGGCGAGCCGAGCTGGCAGACGAGGTCCACGTCGCCGATGTCGATGCCGAGCTCCAGCGAGGCGGTGGCCACCAGCGCGCGCAGTTCGCCGCGCTTGAGGCGCTGCTCCGCGTCCAGCCGGTGCTCGCGCGCGAGGCTGCCGTGGTGCGCGGTGACGGCGGCCTCGCCGAGACGCTCGCTGAGTGCCGCGGCGGCGCGCTCGGCCAGGCGGCGCGTGTTGACGAAGATGAGCGTGGTGCGGTGATCCTCGATCAGGGCGGTGAGGCGATCGTAGATCTCGGTCCAGACCTCGTTGGCCATGACCGCCTCGAGCGGCGAGCCGGGCAGTTCCAGCGCGAGATCGCGGGCGCGCACGTGGCCGGTGTCGACGATCAGGCAGTCGCCGTCGCCGCCGGTGAGGTAGCGCGCCATGTCCTCGATGGGCTTCTGCGTCGCCGACAGGCCGATGCGCACCGGCGGCTGCGGGGTCAGCGCGGCCAGCCGTTCCAGCGAGAGGGTGAGGTGGGCGCCGCGCTTGTTGCCGGCCAGGGCGTGGATTTCGTCGACGATCACGCTCTCCACGGTGGCGAGCATGCGCCGCCCCGAGCTCGAGGTGAGCAGCAGATAGAGCGATTCGGGGGTGGTCACCAGGATGTGCGGCGGGCGCCGCTTCATCGCCTCGCGCTCGCCCGGCGGCGTGTCGCCGCTGCGCACCGCGGCGCGGATGGGCACGTCGTGCACGCCGCTTTCGAGCAGCGCGTCGCGGATGCCGTTGAGCGGCAGTTCGAGGTTCTTGTGGACGTCGTTCGACAGCGCCTTGAGCGGCGAGACGTAGAGCACGCGCGTCTCGTCCGGCAGCGGCGCCTCCAGCCCGGCGCGGACCAGCGCGTCGCTGGCGGCGAGGAAGGCGGCGAGGGTCTTGCCGGAGCCCGTCGGCGCCGCGATCAGGGTTGGCCGGCCGGAGCGGATCGCGGGCCAGGCGAGCGCCTGCGCCGGCGAGGGCGCGTCGAACTGCCCGCCGAACCAGCGGGCTACCGCGGGATGGAATGCGGACAGGCTCATGATCCGATTCTGGCAACGCGCGCGGCGGGCGTCCAGCGGATGCTGGCGCGCGGGAGAGGCGATGCTACACTGATTTTGGGCGCCGGCGATACATACCACATGTCGTGCACCCGAGGCGGTTGACGGGATACCCGCAGTGCCGCCAGGGCCGGGGGGCTCGATGCACAGGGAGGTGTAGCCCGTGACCGGTTTCGAACTTGCCCGCTTTCTGGGTATCGGCGAGTCGGACGTGACCTGCGTGATGGACCACGCCGATGCGCTGGTCGCCGATGCGGACGTGTTATCCACCGGTTTTTACGACTATCTCCGCGCACACCCCGATACCGGTCGATTGCTCGGAGAGATCGGTGTTGAACGTCTGGCCGAACTGTCGCACCTGCTGGTCGACAATTTCCGCCGCATGCTGCGGCGGCGGCCCGACGAAGCGAACCGGGCCGAGCAGACCGCATTGGGCACGATCCATTATCGGGCCGGGGTGATGTCGACCTGGCTGGTCGGCGCCTATCGACTGTATATCGATTACCTGCGCGAGCGTCTGCAGCAGCTGGGACTGGCCGGCGACGAGCGCCGTCGGCTCGACATGGCTCTGATCAAGTACGTGCTCTACGACATGAGCCTGCAGCTCGAGGGCTACGAGCAGACTCGCCGTGCGGACCTGCGGGAAAGCGACGCGATCGCGCGGGCAGTGCTTGAGGCGACGCTGTCGCTCGATCGGGCGAGCGCGCCGCAGGATGTCCTGAGTTCCATTTGCGATCGCGTGGTGGCGGCATCCGATCACCTGCGTGCGGCCTGGTTCTGTCTCGGCGACAAGGAAGGGCCGATGCTGGCGCCCGCCTATCAGGCCGGGGAGGCGGCCATCGTGCCGCAGCGCATCGAACTGGCAGCGGGAGACCCGATGATCGATGCGCTCGTGGCGCAACGACCGCTGGCGTTCGATCCGACTGCCGAGGATGCGCCCGCATGGAGCCGCAAGCATCCTCATATCCGCTCGATTGGCGTTTTCCCCTTTGGTCTGCGCAACACCGCGACCAAGGGGTGCTTGGTGGTGCATGCGGATCGCACCCGCTATTTCGACAATGCCGGGATGACGATCTTCGAGGCACTGGCGACACTCGCACAGCTGCTGCTCGAATTGCGCGGGCAGATCCAGCGCGATGCGCTGACCGGGCTGCCCAACCGCGAGGCGTTGGCGACGCATCTGGCGGCCGCCTGCGAAAGAAGTCGGCGCGCAGGCACGCTGTTGTGCGTGGGTGTGCTGGATCTGGACGACTTCAAGCCGATCAACGACCGCTATGGGCGCGCGATCGGCGACGAACTGCTCCGCATGTTGGCTGAGCGCCTGAAGGCCTGTCTGCGTGACGAGGGTGTGGTGGCAAGGTTGAGCGGCGACGAATTCGCGCTGCTGCTCGAATCGTTCGCCAGCCTCGACGAAGTCGAGCATGTCTTCGCCGAGATCGAATCGGCTTTGCGGCAGCCCTGGCGCTTGTCCGACGGCGCCGAGTTCGTACTGAACGCCAGCCTTGGCGCCACGGTGTTTCCCTTCGACGAAAGTCCGCCGGACGGCTTGATTCGTCATGCCGATCAGGCCATGTACGAAGTCAAGGATGTGAAGTCGGGGCGTGTGTGCAACTGGCGCTACTGGTCGCCACCCGGGCTGGCTTGCGAGCCACCGCCGCCCTGGCCGCTTTCCGCCCGCCCCGAGGCCTTTTATCAACCCGTTGTCGATCTTCAAGGCGGCGGCGTTGTCGCCGTCGAGGCCTTGGCCAGATTGCGTCTGGCTGATGGGCGAATACTGGCCCCCGCAGAATTTCTGGGTGGGATGGGCGCTCATGCGCGTCGCGATCTCAGTCGAGAAATGCTGCGTCAGGGACTCGATCTGCTGCAGCGTCTCGATGCACGAGGCATCCATCTGGGCCTGTCCTTCAACGTGGATGCGGACTTTATCCTCGATATCGGTTGCGTCGATTGTTTTCGCGAACTCGTGGAGGGCAGCGGCATCGCGCCGCAGCGCATCACGCTGGAAATCCTCGAGAGCGGCGAGTTTCTGGCCACCGACAGCGCACTCAAACTGATGCGCGCCCTGCGCGAAGCCGGTGCGCGCATCGCGCTTGACGACGTGGGTTCGGCCTATTCGTCTCTGCTGCGCCTCAAGGAACTGCCGATCGACCGCATCAAGCTCGATCAGGCCTTTGTCCGCGATCTCGCGCAGGGGCCAGACAATTTGCTGTTCGTGATGGCATTGCAGTCGCTGGCGCAGGGGCTGGGCGTTCAGCTGATCGTCGAGGGCGTCGAAACGCCGGCCATGCTCGACGCGATGATCGCGCTGGGGGTGGATGCGGTACAGGGCTATGCGCTGGCGCGCCCCATGTCGGCTGCGGCCCTGTCGGACTGGCTGGAGCCGGGGCGGAATGCGCTTGCTTCTTCCGGGCAAACGGGAAGCCTGCTCGGGGCGTATGCCGCGCATCTGCGTCAGCGTACGCTGATGGACCTGATCGTACGCGAGGGCAGCCTGGTCGGCAGTCTCGACACGACCCACTGCTGCCCGCTGGTGCAATACCTGATATCCCGCGGGATGGACGACGATCATCCGCTATTGCGGGTGCATGAGGAAATCGTGGGCCTGTTCGGCGGGCGCCGGCACTTGAAGGACGTTGTATCGAACGATGCGCGACTGAGGGATGCGGAGCAAAGGCTTGCGYGACTGGTTTCGGCCGCACTGGCGGCCGAAACGGCGGCCTGAGCGCGGGTGGTCCATGGTGGGTCATGATTCTGCCCGCGCTGCAGGCCATCGCCTTGCGAGAGGCCGGTCCGGGCTGCCCGGACAGCCGCCACGCCGCGCGCGACGGCTTCACCTTCGCGGTCGTCCGGTCGCGCGGTTCCGATTGACCTACACTCAGCTAGAGCACGATCGGCCAAGGCCGAACGGGATCCGTGTTCCGAGAATTTCAACGGGCTACGTCAGTTCGGGAAACGATCCATACGTCACGATGCGAAATAGCGGTGCCAACGTCGGTCCTCCTGCGGGCTTGGTGCCCGTCTGGGCAGGGGCGGTCCTACGCGATCTGGCCGAGGCGCTTCTTCTCGTCAGCGAGGAGGGCGTCGTGGTCTGGGTCAACCCTGCCTATGTCCGTTTGAGCGGCGATCGCGAGTTGCGCGTGCTGGATGCGCCGCTGGTACGCCAAGCTCGCCCTCCTCGCGAGGCCGCCGGAGCCGAAGCTGAAGTCGCACTGCAACTCGGTCTGTCATCCGGCGCGCCGTTCTGCCTGTCGCTTTGGCTGAATCGTCCCGATGCCGGTCGCCAGCGTGCGCACTTCGCATTCAGTCAGCTGCGATTCGGCGATTCGCGCCACTGGCTGGTCCTGGTGCGCGGTGCAGAGCACGCTCGATGGCCGTTGGATGTGACGGTTTTGGCCGATGAAGGGATGAGCTGGCTGGCCGGCAATATCGGTGCCGACACCGTACTGGCGCGTATGGTTGCGTTGTCGAGCTGGCTGGCGCCTGCGCTCGATGCGCGACTGATAGCCGGGCAAGCGCCCGAAAAATCGTGCTCTGAACGCATACGCATACCGCTTGGCACCTCGAATCACCGTTTGTTGGGCTGGATGACCTTCGTGCGCGACCGGGTCGTCTGCCGGCAGGCGCGGGGATTGCTGAAACGGATGGCGCGTATCGCCACGCTCGCGCTAGCAATCGCGCAAGAGCGTCAGAGCCGCCATCGTCTGAGCCAGATGATCGAGCGTCATCCCGATGGCGTGTTCGTGACCGGTCTGTCCGGTGTCATCGAGTACGTCAACGAAGCCTTTGCCCGGCAGCGCGGGTATTCGCCGGACGATCTGATGGGGCTCGATCCGGTCAGCTTGCAGCCCGGACGCGAGGAGCCTGAAATCAGCACCCAGCTGGCCGAATGCCGGGCGCGAGGTCAGGCATGGTCGGGGGAGCTGAGTCGGCACGGCGACGACGGGCGAGAAACGATCGAAGAGACGACGGTCATTCCGCTACGTGATCTGGACGGTCATATTCGACACTGCCTGAACGTGGTGCGCGATGTGAGCAGTCATCAGCTGGCCGAGCGCGAATTGCATCGCCTGGCCTTTTTCGATGCCCTCACCGGATTGCCCAATCGTTCGCTGATGCTTGATCGCCTCGGCGTGACGCTGGCCATGCTTCGACGAGAACGGCGGCTTGGTGCGCTATTGTTCGTCGACCTCGATCGGTTCAAGCGTATCAATGATATCCATGGCCATGGCCATGGCGATGCGTTGCTGCAGGAAGTGGCGCAACGGCTGGTCGAAACCTTGCGCGCGGAGGATACGGTGGCGCGTCTTGGCGGCGACGAATTCGTTGTGCTGCTGCCCGACCTCGGGACGAAACCGGGGCAGGCGGAGCAGGATGCCCGCGCGATCGCCGAGAAACTCAGGCGCTGCCTGGATCAGCCGCTGCGGATAGAAGGGCAGTCCCATCGGGTGGGCGCGAGCATTGGGATCACCTTGTTCCCCAAGGGTTTCGAATCCGTTGGGGATTTGATGCGCGAGGCTGATATTGCCATGTACCGGGCCAAGGATCTCGGGCGAAACGAAGCCTGCCTGTTCGAGCCTGCGATGCAGGCCACGCTGACGCAGCGCTATGCCTTGGAA
This genomic interval carries:
- a CDS encoding putative bifunctional diguanylate cyclase/phosphodiesterase; the encoded protein is MRNSGANVGPPAGLVPVWAGAVLRDLAEALLLVSEEGVVVWVNPAYVRLSGDRELRVLDAPLVRQARPPREAAGAEAEVALQLGLSSGAPFCLSLWLNRPDAGRQRAHFAFSQLRFGDSRHWLVLVRGAEHARWPLDVTVLADEGMSWLAGNIGADTVLARMVALSSWLAPALDARLIAGQAPEKSCSERIRIPLGTSNHRLLGWMTFVRDRVVCRQARGLLKRMARIATLALAIAQERQSRHRLSQMIERHPDGVFVTGLSGVIEYVNEAFARQRGYSPDDLMGLDPVSLQPGREEPEISTQLAECRARGQAWSGELSRHGDDGRETIEETTVIPLRDLDGHIRHCLNVVRDVSSHQLAERELHRLAFFDALTGLPNRSLMLDRLGVTLAMLRRERRLGALLFVDLDRFKRINDIHGHGHGDALLQEVAQRLVETLRAEDTVARLGGDEFVVLLPDLGTKPGQAEQDARAIAEKLRRCLDQPLRIEGQSHRVGASIGITLFPKGFESVGDLMREADIAMYRAKDLGRNEACLFEPAMQATLTQRYALEHDMRQTLEEGGFEVYLQQQVDAAGRVVGAEALMRWQHTLQGPVPPSHFIPIAEESGLIVPLGQWVLRQVCRMLARLRVRGCPLRIAVNISPRQFHQADFVVQVRDILASAHADPHDLVIEVTENLLIENFSEIARKMSELADMGVRFSIDDFGTGYSSLAYLRRLPIHEIKIDRQFVQDAPRRANEGTLVEAMLAMASHLRLGVVAEGVETREQADFLTGHHCAVMQGYLFGRPEPAENWLDRWCLAHGMPVLQPSAGGK
- a CDS encoding EAL domain-containing protein, with translation MTGFELARFLGIGESDVTCVMDHADALVADADVLSTGFYDYLRAHPDTGRLLGEIGVERLAELSHLLVDNFRRMLRRRPDEANRAEQTALGTIHYRAGVMSTWLVGAYRLYIDYLRERLQQLGLAGDERRRLDMALIKYVLYDMSLQLEGYEQTRRADLRESDAIARAVLEATLSLDRASAPQDVLSSICDRVVAASDHLRAAWFCLGDKEGPMLAPAYQAGEAAIVPQRIELAAGDPMIDALVAQRPLAFDPTAEDAPAWSRKHPHIRSIGVFPFGLRNTATKGCLVVHADRTRYFDNAGMTIFEALATLAQLLLELRGQIQRDALTGLPNREALATHLAAACERSRRAGTLLCVGVLDLDDFKPINDRYGRAIGDELLRMLAERLKACLRDEGVVARLSGDEFALLLESFASLDEVEHVFAEIESALRQPWRLSDGAEFVLNASLGATVFPFDESPPDGLIRHADQAMYEVKDVKSGRVCNWRYWSPPGLACEPPPPWPLSARPEAFYQPVVDLQGGGVVAVEALARLRLADGRILAPAEFLGGMGAHARRDLSREMLRQGLDLLQRLDARGIHLGLSFNVDADFILDIGCVDCFRELVEGSGIAPQRITLEILESGEFLATDSALKLMRALREAGARIALDDVGSAYSSLLRLKELPIDRIKLDQAFVRDLAQGPDNLLFVMALQSLAQGLGVQLIVEGVETPAMLDAMIALGVDAVQGYALARPMSAAALSDWLEPGRNALASSGQTGSLLGAYAAHLRQRTLMDLIVREGSLVGSLDTTHCCPLVQYLISRGMDDDHPLLRVHEEIVGLFGGRRHLKDVVSNDARLRDAEQRLAXLVSAALAAETAA
- a CDS encoding DEAD/DEAH box helicase, yielding MSLSAFHPAVARWFGGQFDAPSPAQALAWPAIRSGRPTLIAAPTGSGKTLAAFLAASDALVRAGLEAPLPDETRVLYVSPLKALSNDVHKNLELPLNGIRDALLESGVHDVPIRAAVRSGDTPPGEREAMKRRPPHILVTTPESLYLLLTSSSGRRMLATVESVIVDEIHALAGNKRGAHLTLSLERLAALTPQPPVRIGLSATQKPIEDMARYLTGGDGDCLIVDTGHVRARDLALELPGSPLEAVMANEVWTEIYDRLTALIEDHRTTLIFVNTRRLAERAAAALSERLGEAAVTAHHGSLAREHRLDAEQRLKRGELRALVATASLELGIDIGDVDLVCQLGSPHAIATLLQRVGRSGHRLGALPKGRLFPLSRDDLVECAALLRAVARDELDRIPVPAHPLDVLAQQIVAEVAARDWEEDALYRACVRAWPYRDLARADFDAVVRMLAEGFHTRRGRRGAYLHRDAVHGMLRARRGARLVALTNGGAIPDQFDYQVILQPEGLFIGTVNEDFAFESLSGDVFQLGNTAYRMLKIEQGRVFVEDAHGQPPNIPFWFGEAPGRSDELSQAVSALRADFDALLAQGTDAALREAAGPLGLPPAAAEQLVAYLAAGRAALGLLPTQSQVVFERFFDELGDQHLVIHSPYGSRLNRAWGLALRKRFCRRFNFELQAAAGEDSIVLSLGPTHSFPLDEPARYLKAATAEDVLVQALLTAPMFGTRWRWVANTALAVPRNHAGRRRPPQFQRGDAEDLIAVVFPDQLACAENLAGERAVPEHPLVAQTLYDCLHELMDIDGLRRLLADIEAGTVEVVPRETTTPSPLALEILNARPYAFLDDAPAEERRVLAVQQRRHLDPAEAAEIGQLDPAATARVRAEAWPSIRDADELHDALLILGALAEGECEPAWRPHLDALIRARRATVLAAPAGPLWIAAERLHGWRRVLPEAEPNPPIEPAGDERFADSDEALRELVRSRLEGLGPVTAAGLAAPLSLPQPGVEAALAALEAEGFVLRGRFDPGLAGEQWCERGLLARIHRDTLNRLRREIEPVSPADFMRFLFHWQGLDEPGTGVAALQRSLAQLEGLNLPAASWEAEVLPARIQPYWPGELDELCRSGHLAWLRLQPPAGADRAGRRRKPAVKTTPLALLSRAGLAAWQAGAAWPEDRLAGLSSPARAVHAQLAAAGASFYEDLLADCGLLRSQLEEALGELVAAGLATADGFQGLRALIAPRRGQRRHTRRAEAVAPLAAAGRWSLLRTRPPAERDAQAHAEHIARTLLRRYGVVFRKLLEREQGLPDWRTLLYVFRRLEARGELRGGRFVEGFAGEQYALPEAVAALREVRRRPAGAEYVVLAAADPLNLTGIVTPGERVPPLSGHRLLYRDGVPAAASAGQDLKLLAAATPDEAAALRHRLLRRPHPAAYHPPPQRPV